A portion of the Acidisarcina polymorpha genome contains these proteins:
- the aroB gene encoding 3-dehydroquinate synthase, with the protein MSRVRTIQVKSGSAGYSVFVGRGLLSTLSRRLVNVRGKGPRGVFVLTSPEIWSLWADAFLESFPHQDPPSILFLQPGEEHKRLRTVERLAEQLAEARADRSSLLIAFGGGIVGDVGGFLAAIFMRGIDYVQVPTTLLAQVDSSVGGKTGVNLQAGKNLVGCFHHPLAVFADTELLQTLPSRELRAGLFESVKAGIIRHPKLFGYMERNAGAILARDPKAIEYVVSASIQMKAEVVGIDELENGLRMILNYGHTLGHAIEAATRYRKLLHGEAVAWGMIAATRLGLARQTVTRAQADRIEKLIFEYGPLPSLRLPVDRLLDAATRDKKNRSGVRRVILPSGIGNAVVVEDVTDAELHDVAESMLRTARESSATTDSVKE; encoded by the coding sequence ATGAGTCGAGTGAGGACCATCCAAGTAAAATCCGGCAGCGCCGGCTACTCCGTTTTTGTCGGAAGAGGCTTGCTTTCGACGTTGAGCCGCAGACTTGTCAATGTGCGTGGTAAAGGACCAAGGGGCGTCTTCGTCCTGACTTCTCCGGAGATATGGTCGCTTTGGGCAGACGCTTTTCTGGAATCTTTTCCGCATCAGGATCCTCCTTCAATCTTGTTTCTCCAGCCGGGAGAAGAGCATAAGCGGCTACGTACGGTCGAGCGGCTGGCGGAACAATTAGCGGAGGCGCGCGCCGATCGTTCTTCCCTGCTCATCGCCTTCGGCGGCGGGATTGTCGGCGATGTTGGCGGATTTCTAGCCGCCATTTTCATGCGCGGCATCGACTACGTGCAGGTCCCCACCACCCTGTTAGCGCAGGTCGACTCGTCGGTGGGAGGCAAGACAGGCGTGAACCTTCAGGCAGGCAAGAATCTGGTGGGGTGCTTTCATCATCCACTGGCGGTGTTTGCCGATACGGAGCTGCTGCAGACGCTTCCCTCCCGAGAGCTTCGTGCGGGCCTCTTCGAGAGTGTCAAGGCGGGCATCATCCGCCACCCCAAGTTATTTGGCTATATGGAGCGAAATGCTGGGGCGATCCTCGCCCGAGATCCGAAGGCCATTGAGTACGTCGTGAGTGCGTCGATCCAGATGAAGGCGGAAGTCGTAGGTATCGACGAGTTGGAGAACGGGCTTAGGATGATCCTGAACTACGGCCACACTCTCGGTCATGCGATCGAAGCAGCCACTCGCTACCGGAAGTTGTTGCATGGCGAGGCAGTCGCCTGGGGGATGATAGCAGCCACTCGTCTTGGGCTGGCTCGCCAGACCGTCACCAGAGCTCAGGCAGATCGTATCGAAAAGCTGATCTTTGAGTATGGACCTCTACCTTCGCTCCGGCTGCCGGTGGACCGGCTGCTGGACGCGGCGACGCGCGACAAGAAGAATCGCAGTGGAGTGCGGCGCGTCATCTTGCCGTCGGGTATCGGCAACGCGGTCGTCGTTGAAGATGTAACCGATGCAGAACTTCATGACGTCGCGGAATCGATGTTGCGCACGGCTCGTGAATCTTCCGCTACGACAGATTCGGTCAAGGAATGA